A region of Mauremys mutica isolate MM-2020 ecotype Southern chromosome 2, ASM2049712v1, whole genome shotgun sequence DNA encodes the following proteins:
- the RMC1 gene encoding regulator of MON1-CCZ1 complex isoform X1 produces the protein MSRGCYLALCARPVQFEKANPVNCVFFDEANKQVFAVRSGGATGVVVKGLEDKNPISFRMEDKGEVKCIKFSLGNKILAVQRTSKSVDFLNFIPDSPQLEYTQECKTKNANILGFCWTSSTEIVFITDQGIEFYQVLPEKRSLKLVKNQNINVNWYMYCPESSVILLSTTVLGNVLQPFYFKGGTMSKLSKFEIELPAAPKSSKLSLSERDIAMATIYGQLYVLYLRHHSRTSNSAGAEVVLYHLPRESSCKKMHILKLNRTGKFALNVVDNLVVVHHQDTETSVIFDIKLKGEFDGTVTLHQLVLPARSIQPYQIPVAGPASVTNQSPVPCKLYSSSWIVFQPDIIISASEGYLWNLEVKLEPVVNLLPDKGKLMDFLLQRKECKMVILSVCSQMLSEPDRGTLAVIATVFDKLNHEYKKYLEAEQSYTMVVETGQSRGNPPLKRPVRTQAVIDQSDMYTHVLSVFTEKKEAPHKFTIAVLMEYIRSLNQFQIAVQHYLYELVIKTLVQHNLFYMLHQFLQYHVLSDSKPLACLLLSLESIYPPAHQLSLDMLKRLSTANDEIVEVLLSKHQVLAALRFIRGVGGHDSISARKFLDAAKQADDNMLFYTIFRFFEQRNQRLRGNPNFTPGEHCEEHVTFFKQIFGEQALMKPTTF, from the exons ATGAGCCGCGGCTGTTACCTGGCGCTGTGCGCGCGGCCCGTGCAGTTCGAGAAGGCGAATCCCGTCAACTGCGTCTTCTTCGATGAGGCCAATAAGCAG GTTTTTGCTGTTCGATCTGGTGGAGCCACTGGGGTGGTTGTTAAAGGCTTGGAGGACAAAAATCCCATTTCATTCAG aaTGGAAGACAAAGGGGAAGTGAAATGCATCAAGTTTTCCTTGGGGAACAAGATATTGGCTGTTCAGAGAACCTCAAAGAGTGTG GACTTTTTGAACTTTATTCCAGACAGCCCTCAACTAGAATATACACAAGAATGCAAG ACCAAGAATGCCAACATTTTAGGATTTTGCTGGACAAGTTCTACAGAAATTGTCTTCATAACAGATCAAGGAATTGAATTCTATCAG GTATTACCAGAGAAGCGAAGTTTGAAACTGGTAAAAAATCAGAATATCAATGTAAACTGGTACATGTATTGCCCGGAGAGTTCTGTCATTCTACTGTCGACTACAGTCCTCGGCAATGTCCTCCAGCCATTCTATTTCAAG ggAGGAACAATGTCAAAATTATCAAAGTTTGAAATTGAATTGCCTGCAGCACCCAAGTCCTCCAAACTCAGCCTTTCTGAAAGAGATATTGCTATGGCTACAAT ATATGGGCAGCTTTATGTTCTCTATCTGAGGCATCATTCAAGGACTTCCAATAGTGCCGGAGCAGAAGTTGTCCTTTATCATTTACCAAG GGAAAGCTCCTGTAAGAAGATGCATATATTAAAGTTGAACAGGACAGGGAAGTTTGCATTGAATGTTGTAGATAACTTGGTGGTAGTTCATCATCAGGACACTGAG ACATCTGTAATATTTGATATCAAACTAAAAGGAGAATTTGATGGGACCGTTACCCTTCATCAACTTGTTCTTCCAGCTCGATCGATACAGCCCTATCAGATCCCTGTGGCAG GTCCAGCCTCCGTGACTAATCAGTCTCCTGTTCCATGTAAACTCT ATTCCTCCTCCTGGATTGTCTTTCAGCCTGATATTATAATCAGTGCAAGTGAAG GTTATCTCTGGAATCTCGAGGTGAAACTTGAGCCAGTGGTTAACCTCTTGCCAGATAAAGGAAAGCTAATGGATTTTCTTCTCCAGAGGAAGGAATGCAAAATGGTTATCCTATCTGTGTGTTCTCAGA TGTTAAGTGAACCAGACAGGGGAACGTTGGCTGTGATTGCCACTGTTTTTGACAAACTCAATCATGAGTATAAAAAGTACTTGGAAGCAGAGCAGAGTTATACCATG GTGGTAGAAACAGGCCAGAGCCGAGGCAATCCCCCTCTGAAACGACCAGTCCGTACTCAAGCAGTTATTGACCAGTCTGACATGTACACGCATGTTCTGTCAGTGTTTACGGAAAAGAAG GAAGCGCCTCACAAGTTCACTATAGCAGTCTTGATGGAATACATTCGCTCTCTTAACCAGTTCCAGATTGCAGTTCAG CATTATCTATATGAACTGGTCATTAAAACGCTTGTTCAGCACAACCTGTTCTACATGCTTCATCAGTTCCTGCAGTACCATGTGCTAAGTGACTCAAAGCCATTG GCCTGTCTGCTGTTGTCTCTCGAGAGCATTTATCCCCCTGCACATCAGTTGTCTCTGGACATGTTAAAG AGACTTTCGACAGCAAACGATGAAATAGTAGAGGTTCTATTGTCCAAGCACCAGGTGCTGGCTGCCTTGCGATTCATCAGGGGTGTTGGAGGACATGACAGCATTTCTGCCCGCAAGTTCCTTGATGCAGCAAAGCAGGCAGATGACAACATGCTTTTTTATACCATATTCAGGTTCTTTGAACAAAGAAATCAGAGGCTACGAGGGAACCCTAACTTCACCCCAG GAGAACATTGTGAAGAACATGTCACCTTCTTCAAGCAGATTTTTGGAGAACAGGCTCTCATGAAGCCTACCACTTTCTGA
- the RMC1 gene encoding regulator of MON1-CCZ1 complex isoform X2, giving the protein MEDKGEVKCIKFSLGNKILAVQRTSKSVDFLNFIPDSPQLEYTQECKTKNANILGFCWTSSTEIVFITDQGIEFYQVLPEKRSLKLVKNQNINVNWYMYCPESSVILLSTTVLGNVLQPFYFKGGTMSKLSKFEIELPAAPKSSKLSLSERDIAMATIYGQLYVLYLRHHSRTSNSAGAEVVLYHLPRESSCKKMHILKLNRTGKFALNVVDNLVVVHHQDTETSVIFDIKLKGEFDGTVTLHQLVLPARSIQPYQIPVAGPASVTNQSPVPCKLYSSSWIVFQPDIIISASEGYLWNLEVKLEPVVNLLPDKGKLMDFLLQRKECKMVILSVCSQMLSEPDRGTLAVIATVFDKLNHEYKKYLEAEQSYTMVVETGQSRGNPPLKRPVRTQAVIDQSDMYTHVLSVFTEKKEAPHKFTIAVLMEYIRSLNQFQIAVQHYLYELVIKTLVQHNLFYMLHQFLQYHVLSDSKPLACLLLSLESIYPPAHQLSLDMLKRLSTANDEIVEVLLSKHQVLAALRFIRGVGGHDSISARKFLDAAKQADDNMLFYTIFRFFEQRNQRLRGNPNFTPGEHCEEHVTFFKQIFGEQALMKPTTF; this is encoded by the exons aTGGAAGACAAAGGGGAAGTGAAATGCATCAAGTTTTCCTTGGGGAACAAGATATTGGCTGTTCAGAGAACCTCAAAGAGTGTG GACTTTTTGAACTTTATTCCAGACAGCCCTCAACTAGAATATACACAAGAATGCAAG ACCAAGAATGCCAACATTTTAGGATTTTGCTGGACAAGTTCTACAGAAATTGTCTTCATAACAGATCAAGGAATTGAATTCTATCAG GTATTACCAGAGAAGCGAAGTTTGAAACTGGTAAAAAATCAGAATATCAATGTAAACTGGTACATGTATTGCCCGGAGAGTTCTGTCATTCTACTGTCGACTACAGTCCTCGGCAATGTCCTCCAGCCATTCTATTTCAAG ggAGGAACAATGTCAAAATTATCAAAGTTTGAAATTGAATTGCCTGCAGCACCCAAGTCCTCCAAACTCAGCCTTTCTGAAAGAGATATTGCTATGGCTACAAT ATATGGGCAGCTTTATGTTCTCTATCTGAGGCATCATTCAAGGACTTCCAATAGTGCCGGAGCAGAAGTTGTCCTTTATCATTTACCAAG GGAAAGCTCCTGTAAGAAGATGCATATATTAAAGTTGAACAGGACAGGGAAGTTTGCATTGAATGTTGTAGATAACTTGGTGGTAGTTCATCATCAGGACACTGAG ACATCTGTAATATTTGATATCAAACTAAAAGGAGAATTTGATGGGACCGTTACCCTTCATCAACTTGTTCTTCCAGCTCGATCGATACAGCCCTATCAGATCCCTGTGGCAG GTCCAGCCTCCGTGACTAATCAGTCTCCTGTTCCATGTAAACTCT ATTCCTCCTCCTGGATTGTCTTTCAGCCTGATATTATAATCAGTGCAAGTGAAG GTTATCTCTGGAATCTCGAGGTGAAACTTGAGCCAGTGGTTAACCTCTTGCCAGATAAAGGAAAGCTAATGGATTTTCTTCTCCAGAGGAAGGAATGCAAAATGGTTATCCTATCTGTGTGTTCTCAGA TGTTAAGTGAACCAGACAGGGGAACGTTGGCTGTGATTGCCACTGTTTTTGACAAACTCAATCATGAGTATAAAAAGTACTTGGAAGCAGAGCAGAGTTATACCATG GTGGTAGAAACAGGCCAGAGCCGAGGCAATCCCCCTCTGAAACGACCAGTCCGTACTCAAGCAGTTATTGACCAGTCTGACATGTACACGCATGTTCTGTCAGTGTTTACGGAAAAGAAG GAAGCGCCTCACAAGTTCACTATAGCAGTCTTGATGGAATACATTCGCTCTCTTAACCAGTTCCAGATTGCAGTTCAG CATTATCTATATGAACTGGTCATTAAAACGCTTGTTCAGCACAACCTGTTCTACATGCTTCATCAGTTCCTGCAGTACCATGTGCTAAGTGACTCAAAGCCATTG GCCTGTCTGCTGTTGTCTCTCGAGAGCATTTATCCCCCTGCACATCAGTTGTCTCTGGACATGTTAAAG AGACTTTCGACAGCAAACGATGAAATAGTAGAGGTTCTATTGTCCAAGCACCAGGTGCTGGCTGCCTTGCGATTCATCAGGGGTGTTGGAGGACATGACAGCATTTCTGCCCGCAAGTTCCTTGATGCAGCAAAGCAGGCAGATGACAACATGCTTTTTTATACCATATTCAGGTTCTTTGAACAAAGAAATCAGAGGCTACGAGGGAACCCTAACTTCACCCCAG GAGAACATTGTGAAGAACATGTCACCTTCTTCAAGCAGATTTTTGGAGAACAGGCTCTCATGAAGCCTACCACTTTCTGA